A region from the Stutzerimonas stutzeri genome encodes:
- a CDS encoding mannose-1-phosphate guanylyltransferase/mannose-6-phosphate isomerase has protein sequence MIPVILSGGSGSRLWPLSRKAFPKQFLALTAEQTLFQQTIERLAFDGMQPPLLVCNQEHRFIVKEQLAARKLAIQGLMLEPFGRNTAPAIAIAAMKLLDDGRDELLLVLPADHVIEDHKAFQRSLALATNAAENGEMVLFGIPATSPETGYGYIKCDHSERNGLPEGVNRVTNFVEKPDEARAQQYVESGDYYWNSGMFLFRASVFLEELKKHDPDIYDTCWVALERSAKNGEEVLIDPATFACCPDNSIDYAVMEKTELACVVPMSAGWSDVGSWSSLWDVLEKDENGNVSRGDVIVEDSRNCLVHGNGKLVTVVGLDNIVVVETKDATMIAHKDKVQDVKKLVNKLDAMKRSETQNHCAVYRPWGWYDSVDMGGRFQVKRICVNPGAQLSLQMHHHRAEHWIVVSGTAQVTCNDKTFLLTENQSTYIPVTSIHRLANPGKIPLEIIEVQSGSYLGEDDIERLDDVYGRAPDSVVSQSAR, from the coding sequence ATGATTCCGGTCATCCTCTCAGGCGGCAGCGGTTCCCGGCTCTGGCCCCTTTCTCGCAAGGCGTTTCCCAAGCAGTTTCTGGCACTGACCGCTGAACAGACCTTGTTTCAGCAAACCATCGAGCGCCTCGCTTTCGACGGCATGCAGCCGCCCCTGCTGGTTTGCAACCAGGAGCACCGTTTCATCGTCAAAGAGCAGTTGGCGGCACGCAAGCTGGCCATCCAGGGCCTCATGCTCGAGCCCTTCGGACGCAATACCGCACCGGCAATCGCCATCGCGGCGATGAAACTGCTCGACGACGGCCGAGACGAATTGCTGCTGGTCCTGCCGGCTGACCACGTGATCGAGGATCATAAAGCTTTCCAGCGTTCCCTGGCGTTGGCCACCAATGCGGCGGAAAACGGTGAGATGGTGCTGTTCGGCATCCCCGCCACCAGCCCGGAAACCGGCTATGGCTACATCAAGTGTGACCACAGCGAGCGCAACGGGCTGCCCGAAGGCGTCAACCGGGTAACCAACTTCGTCGAGAAGCCGGATGAAGCCCGTGCTCAGCAATATGTGGAATCGGGGGACTACTACTGGAACAGCGGCATGTTCCTGTTCCGCGCCAGCGTCTTCCTGGAAGAGCTGAAGAAACACGATCCGGACATCTACGACACCTGCTGGGTTGCCCTGGAGCGTAGCGCCAAAAATGGTGAAGAGGTGCTGATAGACCCGGCCACCTTCGCCTGCTGCCCGGACAACTCGATCGACTACGCGGTGATGGAAAAGACCGAACTGGCCTGCGTCGTGCCGATGTCTGCCGGCTGGAGCGATGTCGGCTCCTGGTCCTCGCTCTGGGACGTGCTGGAAAAGGACGAGAACGGCAACGTGTCGCGCGGTGATGTCATCGTCGAAGACAGCCGCAACTGCCTAGTTCACGGCAACGGTAAGCTGGTGACCGTGGTTGGCCTGGACAATATCGTCGTGGTCGAGACCAAGGACGCGACCATGATTGCGCACAAGGACAAGGTTCAGGACGTCAAGAAGCTGGTCAACAAGCTCGACGCCATGAAGCGCTCGGAAACACAGAATCACTGCGCCGTGTATCGCCCCTGGGGCTGGTACGACTCGGTCGACATGGGCGGACGTTTCCAGGTCAAGCGCATCTGCGTCAACCCCGGTGCGCAACTTTCGCTGCAGATGCACCACCATCGCGCTGAGCACTGGATTGTCGTTTCGGGCACCGCGCAGGTTACCTGCAACGATAAAACCTTCCTGCTTACCGAAAATCAGTCGACTTATATTCCGGTGACTTCTATCCACCGTCTGGCCAACCCGGGCAAGATTCCGCTGGAAATCATCGAAGTGCAATCGGGCAGTTATCTGGGTGAGGATGATATCGAACGCCTCGATGACGTTTACGGCCGTGCACCTGACTCGGTAGTAAGCCAGTCGGCCCGCTAA
- the mvaT gene encoding histone-like nucleoid-structuring protein MvaT — MSLINEYRATEEAIKELQERLKSLSADDKLKKELEFEGKLRELMGEYQKSLRDIIALLDPDARNSKAPRTAKAPAATKRARRVKQYKNPHNGEVIETKGGNHKTLKEWKAQWGSEEVEGWATLLG, encoded by the coding sequence ATGTCGCTGATCAATGAATACCGCGCCACTGAAGAGGCTATCAAGGAACTCCAGGAACGCCTGAAGTCTCTTTCCGCAGACGACAAGCTGAAAAAAGAGCTTGAGTTCGAAGGCAAACTGCGTGAGCTGATGGGCGAATATCAGAAGTCGCTTCGCGATATCATCGCCCTGCTCGATCCGGATGCCAGAAACAGCAAGGCTCCGCGCACGGCGAAGGCACCGGCTGCAACCAAGCGCGCCCGTCGAGTCAAGCAGTACAAGAACCCGCACAATGGCGAAGTGATTGAAACCAAGGGTGGCAATCATAAAACCCTGAAAGAGTGGAAAGCTCAGTGGGGTTCCGAGGAAGTTGAAGGCTGGGCCACCCTGCTCGGTTAA
- a CDS encoding stage II sporulation protein M produces the protein MKQNQFERQYRPEWLAFGERLDVLERGKATPQDSLGFPAAYRRVCHQLALAQSRGYSPHATDHLQLLVQRGHQQLYRHRSPLTSRLLGFVLGGFGRLVRQEWRYVAVASLLFYTSLLGMAALVVLFPQLVYSLISPEQVAQMEAMYDPDTSRLGHFGERGSADDWVMFGYYVMHNVGIAFQMFAGGLLFGLGSLFYLLFNGLTIGAIAGHLTGIGYQQPFWSFVIGHGAFELTAITLAGAAGLKLGDALIAPGRLGRGEALRLAAAGGVRLIAGAAFMLLIAAFVEAYWSSMTYPSAPVKYAVGALLWVLVGLYLLLSGRSPRAAE, from the coding sequence ATGAAGCAGAACCAGTTCGAACGCCAATACCGTCCCGAATGGCTGGCATTCGGCGAGCGGCTCGATGTCCTCGAGCGAGGCAAGGCAACGCCTCAGGACTCGCTCGGCTTTCCGGCCGCGTATCGCCGCGTGTGCCATCAGCTCGCACTGGCTCAGAGCCGCGGGTACAGCCCCCACGCGACCGATCACCTGCAGCTCCTGGTACAGCGCGGACATCAACAGCTGTACCGTCATCGCAGCCCGCTGACGAGCCGCCTGCTCGGTTTCGTTCTCGGTGGCTTCGGCCGGCTGGTCCGCCAGGAATGGCGTTATGTGGCGGTTGCCAGCCTGTTGTTCTACACGAGCCTGCTGGGCATGGCGGCGCTGGTGGTGCTGTTTCCGCAGCTGGTGTACAGCCTGATCAGCCCCGAGCAGGTCGCACAAATGGAAGCGATGTACGACCCGGACACCAGTCGCCTCGGTCATTTCGGCGAGCGAGGCTCTGCCGATGACTGGGTCATGTTCGGCTATTACGTGATGCACAACGTCGGGATCGCCTTCCAGATGTTCGCGGGCGGTTTGTTGTTCGGCCTGGGCAGTCTCTTCTATCTGTTGTTCAACGGCCTGACCATTGGCGCGATCGCGGGTCACCTGACGGGCATCGGCTATCAACAGCCGTTCTGGTCGTTCGTCATCGGTCACGGTGCCTTCGAGTTGACGGCCATCACCCTCGCTGGCGCCGCCGGCCTGAAGCTGGGAGACGCCTTGATCGCTCCGGGCCGCCTTGGCCGTGGCGAAGCATTGCGCCTGGCCGCGGCCGGCGGCGTGCGGCTGATCGCTGGCGCCGCGTTCATGTTACTGATCGCCGCCTTCGTCGAAGCCTATTGGTCTTCGATGACGTACCCATCCGCGCCGGTCAAATATGCCGTTGGCGCACTGCTGTGGGTATTGGTCGGCCTGTATCTCCTGCTTAGCGGTAGGAGCCCACGTGCAGCTGAATGA
- the yaaA gene encoding peroxide stress protein YaaA, whose protein sequence is MLMVISPAKTLDYDTPPTTDRFTQPEHLDHAQQLIEQLRGYSPQQISELMHLSDKLAALNVARYGSWTPTFSPDNAKQALLAFKGDVYTGLDADDFSEQDLDFAQTHLRMLSGLYGILRPLDLMQPYRLEMGTKLANPRGKDLYAFWGTCISTWLNEALAAQGDDILLNLASKEYFGAVKRKELNARVIDVDFKDRKNDQYKIISFYAKKARGLMARYVIKERIEQPHQLQDFAYDGYRYSAKDSSADHLVFLRDTPR, encoded by the coding sequence ATGCTGATGGTGATTTCGCCAGCCAAGACCCTGGATTACGACACTCCGCCGACCACTGATCGCTTCACTCAACCCGAGCATCTCGACCACGCGCAGCAGCTAATCGAACAGCTGCGGGGTTATTCACCGCAGCAGATCAGCGAGCTGATGCATCTCTCCGACAAGCTGGCCGCCCTGAATGTCGCCCGCTACGGCAGCTGGACGCCGACGTTCAGCCCCGACAATGCCAAGCAGGCGCTTTTGGCCTTCAAAGGCGATGTGTACACCGGCCTCGATGCCGACGATTTTTCCGAGCAGGACCTGGATTTTGCGCAGACCCATCTGCGCATGCTGTCCGGCCTTTACGGCATCCTTCGTCCGCTCGATCTGATGCAGCCTTACCGACTGGAAATGGGAACTAAACTGGCGAACCCTCGCGGCAAGGACCTGTACGCGTTCTGGGGCACGTGCATCAGCACCTGGCTGAACGAAGCGTTGGCGGCGCAGGGCGATGACATCCTGCTCAACCTGGCTTCGAAAGAGTACTTCGGTGCGGTCAAGCGCAAGGAGCTGAATGCCCGGGTGATCGACGTCGACTTCAAGGACAGGAAGAACGACCAGTACAAGATCATCAGCTTCTACGCCAAGAAAGCACGCGGCCTGATGGCCCGTTACGTGATCAAGGAGCGTATCGAGCAACCGCACCAGCTGCAGGATTTCGCCTACGACGGTTACCGCTATAGCGCCAAGGACTCTTCGGCCGACCACTTGGTATTTCTACGCGACACGCCTCGCTGA
- a CDS encoding RDD family protein — translation MPPAAPLDNTHRIETPEGIDLLLRPAGLVPRALAYALDLLIRLALLLFLALGLGSLGKFGMGAGALLLFVVQWGYMVLFEVLNDGRTPGKYWLGLKVIHDDGTPIGWPASLLRNLLRFVDMLPLGYCLGAICCLGHPSFKRLGDLTAGTLVVHRERPTAPVALPPADPVTPPFALRLADQRALIGFAERQSNLSAERRQELAAILAEPLQVAPEQAEARLNGIARALVGPA, via the coding sequence TTGCCTCCTGCAGCACCCCTGGATAATACGCACAGGATCGAGACGCCCGAGGGCATCGATCTTCTGCTGCGCCCCGCAGGGCTGGTTCCCCGGGCCCTGGCGTATGCCCTGGATCTGCTGATTCGCCTGGCGCTACTGCTGTTTCTGGCGCTAGGGCTCGGCTCGCTGGGCAAGTTCGGCATGGGAGCGGGCGCGCTGCTGCTGTTCGTCGTGCAGTGGGGCTACATGGTCCTATTCGAGGTGCTCAATGACGGCAGGACACCGGGCAAGTACTGGCTGGGGCTGAAGGTGATTCACGACGACGGCACGCCGATAGGCTGGCCAGCATCGCTGTTGCGCAACCTGTTGCGATTCGTCGATATGCTGCCATTGGGATACTGCCTGGGGGCGATCTGCTGCCTGGGGCATCCCTCCTTCAAACGTCTTGGCGACCTCACCGCTGGCACCCTGGTGGTGCATCGCGAGCGTCCAACGGCTCCCGTGGCGCTGCCTCCGGCGGACCCCGTCACCCCGCCCTTTGCGTTGAGATTGGCGGATCAGCGCGCACTGATCGGATTCGCTGAGCGCCAATCGAACCTGTCCGCAGAGCGGCGGCAGGAACTGGCCGCCATTCTGGCCGAGCCATTGCAGGTCGCGCCGGAACAGGCCGAAGCACGCCTCAACGGCATCGCCCGCGCGCTGGTAGGCCCGGCATGA
- the purU gene encoding formyltetrahydrofolate deformylase — protein MRTFRLVIACPDGVGIVAKVSNFLATYNGWITEANHHSDHQSGWFFMRHEIRADSLPFDLAGFRQAFAPIAREFSMEWRITDSAERKRVVLMASRESHCLADLLHRWHSGELDCDIPCVISNHDDLRSMVEWHGIPYFHVPVAPGGKEEAFAEVTRLVREHQADVIVLARYMQILPAALCEEFAQRVINIHHSFLPSFAGAKPYHQASLRGVKLIGATCHYVTEELDAGPIIEQDVVRVSHRDSIEDMVRLGKDVEKMVLSRGLRYHLQDRVLVHSNKTLVFN, from the coding sequence ATGCGCACATTCAGGCTGGTTATTGCCTGCCCCGATGGCGTTGGCATTGTTGCCAAGGTCAGCAATTTCCTGGCCACCTACAACGGCTGGATCACCGAAGCCAATCATCACTCGGATCACCAGAGCGGCTGGTTCTTCATGCGTCATGAAATCCGCGCCGACTCGCTGCCTTTCGATCTGGCAGGTTTCCGTCAGGCGTTTGCGCCAATCGCGCGTGAGTTTTCCATGGAGTGGCGGATTACCGATTCGGCAGAGCGTAAACGCGTCGTGCTGATGGCCAGCCGGGAGTCGCACTGCCTGGCCGATCTTCTGCACCGCTGGCACAGCGGCGAACTGGATTGCGATATTCCCTGCGTGATTTCGAACCATGACGACCTGCGCAGCATGGTCGAGTGGCACGGCATACCGTACTTCCATGTGCCGGTCGCACCGGGAGGCAAGGAGGAGGCGTTCGCTGAAGTGACGCGTCTGGTGCGTGAACATCAGGCCGATGTGATTGTTCTCGCCCGATACATGCAGATTCTGCCGGCCGCGCTGTGCGAGGAGTTCGCACAGCGCGTGATCAACATCCACCACAGCTTCCTGCCTTCGTTCGCCGGTGCCAAGCCTTACCACCAAGCGTCGTTGCGAGGGGTCAAGCTGATCGGTGCGACCTGCCACTACGTCACCGAGGAGCTGGACGCTGGGCCGATCATCGAGCAGGACGTGGTACGGGTCAGTCACCGCGACAGCATCGAGGACATGGTTCGGCTGGGCAAGGACGTGGAAAAGATGGTGCTTTCGCGTGGCCTGCGCTATCACTTGCAGGACCGCGTACTGGTGCACAGCAACAAGACGCTGGTATTCAACTGA
- a CDS encoding helicase HerA-like domain-containing protein produces the protein MASDHRFVLGVEATGEPSTHPLRLVNRHGLVAGATGTGKTVTLQRLAEQFSDAGIAVFAADIKGDLCGLGAAGSPQGKIAERIASMPWLEHQPQAYPVTLWDVYGVSGHPLRTTLTEMGPLLLGSLLELTDSQQAALYAAYKIADREGLLLLDLKDLKALLGYLKQNPDVLGDDAALMTSASSQALLRRLATLEQQGADALFGEPALALEDILQPASDGRGRIHLLDASTLVHQAPKLYATFLLWLLAELFEQLPERGDADRPLLALFFDEAHLLFNDTPKALQDRLAQVVRLIRSKGVGVFFVTQSPSDLPDEILAQLGLRIQHGLRAYTVKEQKALRAVAEGFRSNPSFSTLDTLVDLGIGEALVGGLEDKGTPAMVQRVAIAPPQSRIGPLEESERHALIASSSLRTRYDTAIDRESAYEILLERANQAKQADAPEKAPASKSDLGDAFGDLAGRAFKSAMRQAASQLGRQLARGVLGSLLGRKR, from the coding sequence ATGGCAAGCGATCATCGCTTCGTGCTGGGTGTTGAGGCTACCGGCGAACCCAGTACCCATCCGCTTCGGTTGGTCAATCGCCATGGGCTGGTTGCGGGCGCGACGGGAACTGGCAAAACAGTGACCTTGCAGCGTCTGGCTGAGCAGTTCAGTGACGCCGGGATCGCAGTCTTCGCTGCGGATATAAAAGGCGACCTGTGTGGGCTTGGGGCGGCCGGATCGCCTCAGGGAAAGATAGCCGAACGCATCGCCAGCATGCCCTGGCTCGAGCATCAGCCGCAGGCATATCCGGTCACGTTATGGGATGTCTATGGCGTTAGTGGTCATCCGTTGCGCACTACCCTTACCGAGATGGGGCCGCTGTTGCTGGGCAGTCTGCTCGAGCTGACCGATAGCCAGCAGGCGGCGCTCTACGCGGCCTACAAGATCGCCGATCGTGAAGGGCTGCTGCTGTTGGACCTGAAGGATCTCAAGGCGCTGCTGGGCTATCTCAAGCAGAACCCCGACGTGCTGGGCGACGATGCTGCGTTGATGACGTCGGCCTCGTCGCAGGCCTTGTTGCGACGTTTGGCAACTCTGGAGCAGCAGGGGGCCGACGCCCTGTTTGGAGAGCCGGCGCTGGCGCTGGAAGATATTCTGCAACCGGCGAGCGATGGGCGAGGCCGGATTCATCTGCTCGATGCCAGCACCCTCGTCCATCAGGCGCCGAAGCTCTATGCGACCTTCCTGTTGTGGCTGCTGGCGGAGCTCTTCGAGCAGCTGCCCGAGCGCGGCGATGCGGATCGTCCACTGCTGGCGTTGTTTTTCGACGAGGCGCACCTGCTGTTCAACGACACGCCCAAAGCTCTGCAGGATCGGCTGGCGCAGGTGGTTCGTCTGATTCGCTCGAAAGGGGTGGGTGTGTTTTTCGTGACCCAGTCACCCTCCGATTTGCCCGATGAGATATTGGCGCAGCTGGGGTTGCGCATCCAGCACGGCCTGCGTGCGTATACCGTCAAGGAGCAGAAGGCGTTGCGCGCCGTGGCGGAAGGCTTTCGGTCCAATCCGTCATTTTCCACGCTAGACACGCTGGTGGACCTTGGCATCGGCGAGGCGCTGGTCGGCGGGCTCGAAGACAAGGGAACGCCGGCCATGGTGCAGCGAGTTGCGATCGCCCCGCCACAGTCGAGGATCGGGCCGCTTGAAGAAAGCGAGCGACATGCCTTGATAGCGAGTTCTTCCCTGCGTACGCGTTACGACACGGCCATCGACCGTGAATCCGCTTATGAGATCCTGCTCGAGCGCGCAAACCAGGCGAAACAGGCTGACGCGCCGGAGAAGGCGCCGGCCTCCAAGAGCGATCTGGGCGACGCGTTCGGAGATCTGGCCGGGCGAGCCTTCAAAAGTGCGATGCGCCAGGCTGCTTCTCAGTTGGGCAGGCAGTTGGCGAGAGGGGTGCTGGGCTCGCTACTGGGGCGCAAGCGTTAA
- a CDS encoding PhoH family protein — protein MDDYGRPRATQPTLYVLDTNVLIHDPNALLNFQEHQVAIPMTVLEELDQLKTGKHTVAAECRQAIRLIDKVLGNATPEEVELGVPIQREKSGPCGSLSILMSKGADATALPEDLNDNKIINQVVELQRRSSGVPVVLVTNDINMRLKARACGVASEDYHTDKLVDDVGQLSRGYHSLSGSFWDRVSKVDTHQGHGRTWHRVQLIDNLPAVHINEFILDEQGFVGWIKGIKADELLLLDMHQEPLLHQEAWGLRPRDIHQALALFALLDPDIHLVNLSGAAGSGKTILALAAAIEQTVVSKRYRRIIATRSVQGLDEDIGFLPGTEAEKMEPWLGAITDNLEALHMDDESTHGSVDYILQKVPLQFKSLNYIRGRSFQQSLILIDECQNLTPHQMKTIITRAGSGSKVVCLGNLAQIDTPYLSATSSGLTYLTERFKDFPHGMHITLQGVPRSILAEYAEAHM, from the coding sequence ATGGATGACTACGGCAGACCCCGCGCTACTCAGCCCACCCTCTACGTTCTGGACACCAACGTCCTGATCCACGACCCCAACGCTTTATTGAATTTCCAGGAGCACCAGGTCGCCATTCCGATGACGGTTCTGGAGGAGCTGGATCAGCTCAAGACCGGCAAGCACACCGTGGCGGCCGAATGCCGACAGGCGATTCGTCTGATCGACAAGGTGCTCGGCAACGCGACCCCCGAGGAAGTCGAACTCGGTGTACCGATCCAGCGCGAGAAAAGCGGACCCTGCGGCAGTCTGTCGATCCTGATGAGCAAGGGCGCCGACGCGACCGCGCTTCCAGAGGATCTCAACGACAACAAGATCATCAACCAGGTGGTGGAGCTGCAACGGCGCAGCAGTGGTGTTCCGGTGGTCCTGGTGACCAACGACATCAACATGCGGCTCAAGGCACGCGCCTGCGGTGTCGCGTCGGAGGACTACCACACCGACAAGCTGGTCGACGACGTCGGTCAGCTGTCTCGCGGTTATCACAGCCTGAGCGGCTCGTTCTGGGATAGGGTCAGCAAGGTCGATACCCATCAGGGGCATGGACGGACCTGGCACCGTGTGCAGCTGATCGACAACCTGCCTGCCGTGCACATCAACGAGTTCATACTCGACGAGCAGGGCTTCGTTGGTTGGATCAAGGGCATCAAGGCTGACGAGCTGCTCTTGCTGGACATGCACCAGGAGCCGTTACTGCATCAGGAAGCCTGGGGCTTGCGCCCACGCGACATCCATCAGGCGCTGGCGCTATTCGCCTTGCTCGACCCCGACATCCACCTGGTCAATCTTTCGGGAGCCGCCGGCTCCGGCAAGACCATCCTCGCGCTGGCGGCCGCCATCGAGCAGACGGTGGTGAGCAAGCGCTATCGTCGGATCATCGCGACCCGCAGCGTGCAGGGCCTCGATGAGGACATCGGATTCCTCCCAGGGACCGAGGCGGAAAAGATGGAGCCCTGGCTCGGCGCGATCACCGATAACCTCGAAGCGTTGCACATGGATGACGAGAGTACTCACGGCAGCGTCGACTACATCCTGCAAAAGGTACCGCTGCAGTTCAAATCGCTCAATTACATCCGCGGCCGCAGTTTCCAGCAGAGCCTGATTCTGATCGATGAATGCCAGAACCTGACGCCACACCAGATGAAGACCATCATCACTCGGGCCGGCAGTGGTTCGAAAGTCGTCTGCCTGGGCAACCTGGCGCAGATCGATACCCCTTATCTCTCGGCCACCAGTTCGGGGCTGACCTATCTCACGGAGCGCTTCAAGGATTTCCCGCACGGCATGCACATTACGCTGCAAGGC
- the dmeF gene encoding CDF family Co(II)/Ni(II) efflux transporter DmeF, whose product MTDCNHSRWEHSHSYRPLERGTERQTWAVVLLTGITMVAEIAAGYLFNSMALLADGWHMASHMVAIGMAAIAYLLARRYAHDRRFAFGTWKIEVLAGFASAVLLVVVALMMVIESLSRLWSPAQIGFDEALWVAVIGLVVNLLSAWLLRDQHDHHHAHHDHDHDHDHDHDHDHDHAAAPGRDLNRHAAFIHVLTDGLTSVAAIIALLGGKYFGWNWLDPLMGIIGAVVILIWAKGLLRETGKALLDREMDDPLVQRVQAQLERVPDTEVTDLHLWRVGRAQYSCIVTIVTHQAYSADRYKAELAGFSELVHVTAEINRCGENAKVDY is encoded by the coding sequence ATGACCGATTGCAATCATTCACGCTGGGAACACTCCCACAGTTACCGACCGCTTGAGCGGGGCACCGAGCGCCAGACGTGGGCGGTCGTACTGCTGACCGGCATCACCATGGTCGCCGAAATCGCCGCCGGTTACCTGTTCAATTCCATGGCGCTGCTTGCCGATGGCTGGCATATGGCGTCGCACATGGTAGCCATCGGCATGGCGGCGATCGCCTATCTTCTTGCGCGGCGCTATGCGCATGATCGGCGCTTCGCGTTTGGAACCTGGAAGATCGAGGTTCTGGCGGGGTTCGCCAGCGCGGTGTTGCTGGTCGTGGTGGCGCTGATGATGGTCATCGAGTCGCTGTCACGGCTTTGGTCTCCTGCCCAGATCGGTTTCGACGAAGCGCTTTGGGTGGCGGTCATCGGGCTGGTGGTGAATTTGCTCTCGGCCTGGTTGTTACGCGATCAGCACGACCATCACCATGCTCATCACGATCACGATCACGATCACGATCACGATCACGATCACGATCACGATCACGCGGCAGCGCCGGGGCGTGACCTCAACCGGCATGCCGCCTTCATTCACGTGCTCACCGACGGGTTGACCTCGGTGGCGGCCATTATCGCCCTGCTTGGCGGCAAGTATTTCGGTTGGAACTGGCTGGACCCGCTGATGGGCATCATCGGCGCGGTGGTGATCCTGATCTGGGCCAAGGGCTTGTTGCGCGAGACGGGAAAGGCGCTCCTGGACCGCGAGATGGACGACCCCCTGGTGCAGCGCGTGCAGGCGCAGCTGGAGAGGGTGCCCGATACCGAGGTCACCGATCTGCATCTGTGGCGGGTAGGGCGTGCGCAGTACAGCTGTATCGTCACTATTGTCACGCATCAGGCGTATTCGGCTGACCGCTACAAGGCCGAACTGGCAGGTTTTTCGGAGCTGGTCCACGTAACGGCGGAAATCAATCGCTGCGGCGAAAACGCCAAGGTTGATTACTGA
- the sbcB gene encoding exodeoxyribonuclease I, translated as MTSSIFWYDFETTGISPRCDRPLQVAGIRTNEALEEIGEPLNIYCRPSDDILPHPAACLVTGITPATLLEKGLCEAEFITRLHRELAQPGTCGAGYNTLRFDDEVLRYSLYRNFFDPYAREWQGGNSRWDLIDLVRTAYALRPEGLVWPEEDGRVTLKLERLSVANGLEHLQAHDALSDVRATIALARLIRERQPRLYDYLYKLRRKNAVVEQIELLKPMVHISGRFSAARHYLSVVLPLAWHPRNRNALIVCDLNAECSPLWEETAETLRERLYTRREELGEKLPAPLKLVHVNRCPVLLPMKVLRQVDIERLGLDLQCCESRARDLLSREATWSEKLAGIYQEQQPFNEVADPEQQLYEGFLGDRDRRLCEQVRNLLAAPGASVTPPFDDARLPELHFRYRARNFPEGLSAEEKLQWEQFCRRRLTDPESGAPNTLEQFEGDLAELLTSASPEQKALLQQWALHAQGLRERYIR; from the coding sequence GTGACATCCAGCATCTTCTGGTATGATTTTGAAACCACTGGCATCTCGCCGCGCTGCGATCGGCCGCTGCAGGTCGCCGGAATCCGAACCAACGAGGCCCTGGAGGAGATCGGCGAGCCGCTGAATATCTATTGCCGGCCGAGCGACGACATCCTGCCTCATCCGGCCGCTTGCCTGGTGACCGGCATCACCCCGGCAACCCTGCTGGAAAAGGGCCTGTGCGAGGCGGAGTTCATCACCCGTCTGCATCGGGAACTGGCACAGCCGGGCACCTGTGGCGCCGGCTACAACACCTTGCGCTTCGATGACGAGGTGCTGCGCTACAGCCTGTACCGAAACTTCTTCGATCCCTACGCGCGTGAATGGCAGGGCGGCAACAGCCGCTGGGACCTCATCGATCTGGTCCGCACCGCTTATGCCTTACGACCCGAAGGGTTGGTCTGGCCGGAGGAGGACGGGCGGGTAACGCTGAAGCTGGAGCGTCTCAGCGTGGCCAACGGGCTCGAGCACCTGCAGGCCCACGATGCGTTGTCCGATGTGCGCGCGACCATCGCGCTGGCGCGGTTGATAAGGGAGCGTCAGCCGCGGCTGTACGACTATCTGTACAAACTGCGGCGCAAAAACGCGGTGGTCGAGCAGATCGAGTTGCTGAAGCCGATGGTGCACATTTCCGGGCGCTTCTCAGCTGCTCGGCATTATCTATCCGTCGTGTTGCCGTTGGCCTGGCATCCGCGCAATCGTAACGCGCTGATCGTTTGCGACCTCAACGCCGAATGCTCGCCGCTGTGGGAGGAAACCGCCGAAACACTGCGCGAGCGCCTGTACACGCGGCGAGAGGAGCTTGGTGAAAAGTTGCCGGCGCCGTTGAAGCTCGTGCACGTCAATCGTTGCCCGGTCCTGCTGCCGATGAAGGTGTTGCGGCAGGTCGATATCGAGCGCCTGGGCCTGGACCTGCAATGTTGTGAGTCGAGGGCTCGCGATTTGCTCAGCCGGGAAGCGACGTGGAGCGAGAAACTCGCTGGTATCTACCAGGAGCAGCAGCCTTTCAATGAGGTGGCCGATCCGGAGCAGCAACTCTACGAAGGCTTTCTGGGAGACCGCGATCGTCGGTTGTGCGAACAGGTTAGAAATCTCTTGGCTGCACCGGGAGCGAGCGTAACGCCGCCGTTCGATGATGCTCGCTTGCCGGAATTGCACTTCCGCTACCGTGCGCGCAACTTCCCGGAAGGTCTTTCGGCCGAGGAGAAACTGCAATGGGAGCAGTTCTGTCGGCGCCGCCTGACCGACCCTGAGTCCGGTGCGCCCAATACGCTCGAGCAGTTCGAGGGCGACCTCGCTGAGCTGCTGACCTCAGCCAGTCCCGAACAAAAGGCGCTACTGCAACAATGGGCCCTTCATGCCCAAGGCTTGCGCGAGCGCTATATTCGCTGA